The sequence below is a genomic window from Thermorudis peleae.
GTATCAGCGAGAACCAAATTCGTGGCTGGAATTATGGCATTAAGCGGGCGATGGACATCGTCATCGCCATCACCGTGCTCACGCTTGCTGCGCCACTCATGCTGCTCATCGCCATCGCCATCAAGCTCGACTCGCCCGGGCCAGTCTTCTTCCGGCAGGTACGAGTTGGCAAAGGCGGCAAGCCCTTCGTCCTCTACAAGTTCCGCTCCATGGTTGATGGCGCCGAACGGCAGCAGGCTGCGTTGCGCAAGGCGTATGGCCGTGGCCCCCTGCTCTTTAAGCTCCGCGATGATCCACGCGTGACGCGCGTGGGTCGCATCCTGCGTCGCACGAGCCTCGACGAATTACCGCAGTTCTTCAACGTCCTCAAGGGCGAGATGAGCGTCGTTGGGCCACGGCCACCGGTGCCGGAAGAAGTTGCGGCCTACGAAGACTGGCACCTGCAACGGCTTATGGTCACACCTGGCCTCACCGGCCTGTGGCAAGTCAATGGCCGCAGTGATCTCTCGTTCGACGAGATGGTGCGGCTTGATCTCTACTACGCTGAGCACTGGTCGCTCTGGCTCGACTTGAAGTTGATCTTGCGTACCATCCCGGTTGTGCTGACAGGCCGCGGTGCTTATTAATTCCCCACTGGGAGCTACATTGCTTTGCATGCTCACCGGTGATCAGCCGAAGGCGGTATCATGAGGAGCCGTGGAGTGGGGGCACGGGATCGTGCGAGTTGCACTTGTTCATGACTACCTCAATCAATATGGCGGTGCGGAGCGCGTGCTGGAAGCGCTCCACACCCTCTTCCCTGACGCACCGGTTTATACGTCGCTCTATGATCCCATCGCCCTCCCAGCACACTACCAGACGTGGGACATCCGCACGACGTTTATCCAGCACTTGCCCGGCGCTCCCAGGCGTCACCAGCCCTATCTCGCCCTCTATCCATTCGCCTTTGGACGGCTCAAGCTTACTGGCTATGACGTGATCCTGAGCTCGTCAAGCGCGTTCGCCAAGGGAGTGCCGAAGCCGCCGGGTGCGCTCCACATCTGCTATTGCCACAGCCCGATGCGCTTTGCCTGGAACTTTGCGCACTACGCCGCCCGCGAGCAGCTTAGTCCGCTGGCTCGACGGCTACTTCCACCGCTCATGGCCTGGCTGCGCCGCTGGGACGTGCGTACTGCCCGCGCGCTGGATGCCATCATCGCCAACTCCAGCGCAGTCGCTGAGCGGATTCGCCGCTACTGGGGGCGCGAGGCGACCGTGATCTTCCCGCCCGTTGATGTTGAGCGAGCACAGCCCGCACCACCCAGCGAGATCGAGGACTATTTCCTCATCGTCTCGCGCCTTGTTCCCTACAAGCGCCTCGATCTTGCTATCGCCGCCTGCAACGCCCTTGGCCTACGACTGAAAGTCGTTGGCGATGGCCGCGACCGAACGAGACTGCAGGCTCAGGCCGGTCCCACTGTTGAGTTTCTGGGTACGGTCTCCGATGAGGAGAAGTTTGCGCTCTATGCCCGCTGCCGCGCGGCGATTTTTCCGGCCGAAGATGACTTCGGCATCGCTCAAGTCGAAGTCCAAGCAGCTGGGCGGCCAGCGATTGCACTGGCCCGCGGCGGGGCGTGCGACACCGTGATCGACGGCGTAACTGGAGTGCTCTTCGCTGAGCAGACGGTCGACGGGTTGATTGCTGCGTTGCAGCGCTTCGAGCATCTCACGTTCTCGCCTGAGACCATCGTGGCGCACGCGCGCCGCTTCAGCCGAGATCGTTTCCTCGGCGAAATACGGACGTTCATCGAATCAGTTCGTGCCGAGCGCGGCGCTCGGGCGCACGCGGCCGCGCTGGTGTCATAGAGAGAGAGGATCGAATATGGAAATCCGCGACTATCTCGCCATCCTGTGGCGACGTCGTTGGATTCTTGTACTCGTGCCGGCACTGGTCCTGGTCGGCATTATCGTCCAAGCTGTGCGTGCGCATCCATCATACACGGCGAC
It includes:
- a CDS encoding glycosyltransferase → MRVALVHDYLNQYGGAERVLEALHTLFPDAPVYTSLYDPIALPAHYQTWDIRTTFIQHLPGAPRRHQPYLALYPFAFGRLKLTGYDVILSSSSAFAKGVPKPPGALHICYCHSPMRFAWNFAHYAAREQLSPLARRLLPPLMAWLRRWDVRTARALDAIIANSSAVAERIRRYWGREATVIFPPVDVERAQPAPPSEIEDYFLIVSRLVPYKRLDLAIAACNALGLRLKVVGDGRDRTRLQAQAGPTVEFLGTVSDEEKFALYARCRAAIFPAEDDFGIAQVEVQAAGRPAIALARGGACDTVIDGVTGVLFAEQTVDGLIAALQRFEHLTFSPETIVAHARRFSRDRFLGEIRTFIESVRAERGARAHAAALVS